From Amycolatopsis sp. YIM 10, the proteins below share one genomic window:
- a CDS encoding TetR/AcrR family transcriptional regulator, which translates to MLVWERPEPPERPAPAPLSRERIVRAAIRLADANGLDAVSLRKVAAALDVGPMRLYGYIATKEELLDLMLDAVHAEIRPVGGNWREVLRSLAETTRRTAHQHEWLADLLGGRPQLGPNTLAGGEAVLAAMDGVDLDTVVPAVAAVNAYVVGAVRREITEQRAERSSGMDKRQWQTTYGPYLERTFATGRFPALATVVRDGPHLDADETFLAGLEFLLDGIEARISN; encoded by the coding sequence ATGTTGGTGTGGGAACGGCCGGAGCCGCCGGAGCGACCGGCGCCGGCCCCGCTGAGCCGGGAGCGGATCGTCCGGGCGGCGATCCGGCTCGCCGACGCGAACGGCCTGGACGCGGTCTCGCTGCGCAAGGTCGCCGCGGCGCTGGACGTCGGGCCGATGCGGCTGTACGGCTACATCGCCACGAAGGAGGAACTGCTCGACCTGATGCTCGACGCGGTCCACGCGGAGATCCGGCCGGTCGGCGGCAACTGGCGGGAGGTGCTGCGGTCACTGGCGGAAACCACCCGGCGGACCGCTCACCAGCACGAATGGCTCGCCGACCTGCTCGGCGGACGACCCCAGCTCGGGCCGAACACGCTGGCAGGCGGGGAAGCCGTGCTGGCCGCGATGGACGGCGTCGACCTGGACACCGTCGTTCCGGCGGTCGCCGCGGTCAACGCGTACGTGGTGGGCGCGGTGCGCCGGGAGATCACCGAGCAGCGTGCCGAACGGTCCAGCGGCATGGACAAGCGGCAGTGGCAGACCACCTACGGGCCCTACCTGGAGCGGACCTTCGCCACCGGCCGGTTCCCCGCGCTGGCCACGGTCGTCCGCGACGGCCCGCACCTGGACGCCGACGAGACCTTCCTGGCCGGCCTCGAATTCCTTCTCGACGGCATCGAAGCCCGCATCTCGAACTGA
- a CDS encoding PadR family transcriptional regulator yields MSATRLLVLGAVRGFGRAHGYLVRTELLTWGADEWANVKWGSLYHALRQLAKDGLLRAIDVPDSGGRVDYEITEAGDEEFFRLLREALRQPELRQDMLTAGLALLPALPRAEAVELLEKRLHALESGRADIVEQTSTWADPGHVQELFDLWVHNATSGVDWTRGLIDRLKAGAHTMAGEDPAGFGMPGTWTPTQV; encoded by the coding sequence ATGTCGGCGACGCGGCTGCTGGTGCTCGGCGCGGTCCGCGGGTTCGGCCGGGCCCACGGTTATCTGGTCCGCACCGAACTGCTGACCTGGGGCGCCGACGAATGGGCCAACGTCAAATGGGGTTCGCTCTACCACGCGCTGCGTCAGCTGGCGAAGGACGGACTGCTGCGCGCGATCGACGTGCCGGACTCGGGTGGCCGCGTCGACTACGAGATCACCGAGGCCGGTGACGAGGAGTTCTTCCGCCTGCTCCGCGAAGCCCTGCGCCAGCCGGAACTCCGCCAGGACATGCTGACCGCCGGACTGGCCCTGCTGCCGGCGCTGCCCAGGGCCGAGGCCGTCGAACTGCTGGAAAAACGCCTGCACGCACTGGAAAGCGGCCGCGCGGACATCGTCGAGCAGACCAGTACCTGGGCCGATCCCGGGCACGTGCAGGAACTGTTCGACCTCTGGGTGCACAACGCGACCAGTGGCGTCGACTGGACGCGCGGGCTGATCGACCGGCTGAAGGCGGGCGCGCACACCATGGCGGGCGAGGATCCCGCCGGGTTCGGCATGCCGGGCACCTGGACTCCGACCCAGGTCTGA
- a CDS encoding SDR family oxidoreductase, whose translation MELTGKTALVTGASRGIGRAVAERLAGAGALVAVHYGSNDAAAKDTVESIERAGGKAFAVRAELGVDGDVDTLFAGLERGLAGRPLDILVNNAAIVSGKLDEVTPVEFDRLFAVNVRAPYFIVQRALPLLADNGRVINVSSGVTRIAFPETAYAMSKGALDAFGRNLANQLGDRGITVNTVAPGVTETDMNSWLADEPDRGNAVAAMSALGRIGRPSDVAAAVALLASPDAGWITGNWLDASGGLFLGPRPQAG comes from the coding sequence ATGGAACTCACTGGGAAGACGGCATTGGTGACCGGCGCTTCGCGGGGCATCGGCCGCGCGGTGGCGGAACGTCTCGCGGGAGCGGGCGCGCTCGTCGCGGTGCACTACGGGAGCAACGACGCGGCGGCGAAGGACACGGTCGAAAGCATCGAGCGGGCGGGTGGAAAGGCCTTCGCCGTGCGCGCGGAACTGGGCGTGGACGGCGACGTCGACACCCTCTTCGCCGGACTCGAGCGCGGGCTGGCCGGGCGGCCGCTCGACATCCTGGTCAACAACGCCGCCATCGTGTCCGGGAAGCTGGACGAGGTGACGCCCGTCGAGTTCGACCGGCTGTTCGCGGTGAACGTGCGGGCCCCGTACTTCATCGTGCAGCGCGCGCTGCCGCTGCTCGCGGACAACGGCCGGGTGATCAACGTGTCCTCCGGCGTCACCCGGATCGCGTTCCCGGAAACCGCGTACGCGATGTCCAAGGGCGCGCTGGACGCATTCGGCCGGAATCTGGCCAACCAGCTCGGCGACCGCGGCATCACGGTGAACACCGTCGCGCCCGGCGTCACCGAGACCGACATGAACAGCTGGCTGGCCGACGAACCGGACCGGGGGAACGCGGTGGCGGCGATGTCCGCGCTCGGCCGAATCGGCCGGCCGTCGGACGTCGCCGCCGCCGTCGCTCTACTCGCTTCACCGGACGCCGGGTGGATCACCGGCAACTGGCTCGACGCCAGCGGCGGTCTCTTCCTCGGCCCCCGCCCTCAGGCGGGGTAG
- a CDS encoding dioxygenase — protein MTAAPVLYLSHGAPPLADDVTWTRQLADLSAGLARPTAILIVSAHWEEAPLTIGATTTVPLIYDFWGFPDRYYQVEYRAPGAPALAEKVRKLLRSAETPVHDDPARGLDHGAYVPLVEMFPDADVPVLQISMPSLDPVRLFELGRRLAPLRDEGVLIIGSGFFTHNLSGLNMHRDADHEPPAWSAEFDDWGAQVLAKNDVDAILDFTHKAPAPSLAHPRIEHFAPLFVSLGAGGEAGGAPKTVIDGFWYGLAKRSVQLD, from the coding sequence ATGACCGCCGCACCAGTGCTCTACCTCAGCCACGGCGCGCCGCCGCTCGCCGATGACGTGACCTGGACCCGGCAGCTCGCCGACCTCTCGGCCGGGCTGGCGCGGCCGACGGCCATCCTGATCGTGTCGGCCCACTGGGAAGAGGCGCCGCTGACCATCGGCGCGACCACCACGGTCCCGCTGATCTACGACTTCTGGGGCTTCCCCGACCGCTACTACCAGGTCGAATACCGCGCTCCCGGCGCGCCCGCGCTGGCCGAGAAGGTGCGGAAACTGCTGCGCTCGGCGGAAACCCCGGTGCACGACGACCCGGCACGCGGCCTCGACCACGGCGCGTACGTGCCGCTGGTGGAGATGTTCCCCGACGCCGACGTCCCGGTACTGCAGATCTCCATGCCCTCGCTGGACCCGGTGCGGCTCTTCGAACTCGGCCGCCGACTGGCGCCGTTGCGCGACGAGGGCGTGCTGATCATCGGCAGCGGCTTCTTCACGCACAACCTGAGCGGACTCAACATGCACCGCGACGCCGACCACGAACCTCCCGCGTGGTCCGCGGAGTTCGACGACTGGGGCGCGCAGGTACTGGCGAAGAACGACGTGGACGCGATCCTCGACTTCACGCACAAGGCACCGGCGCCCAGCTTGGCGCACCCGCGGATCGAGCACTTCGCGCCGTTGTTCGTCTCGCTCGGCGCCGGTGGCGAAGCGGGTGGCGCGCCCAAGACGGTGATCGACGGATTCTGGTACGGGCTGGCGAAGCGGTCCGTGCAACTGGACTGA
- a CDS encoding TetR/AcrR family transcriptional regulator — protein sequence MTRAQQQQRTHERLLEAGSAVFERRGFLAATVEEIVAEAGYTRGALYKHFEGKEGLWLAITEARAEEHILDLGARLDLVADRDELVAALVPAGPAFGEDVPRWSVATYEFSAWLAGQPELAATVVDTQRQREERIAELLERTCARLGVRPALPLPQVVVLIGALGGSLALRRAVDPATDVHAVASGTIAAVFGA from the coding sequence ATGACGCGGGCGCAGCAACAGCAGCGCACCCACGAACGGCTGCTGGAGGCCGGGAGCGCGGTGTTCGAGCGGCGCGGCTTTCTCGCGGCGACCGTGGAGGAGATCGTGGCCGAGGCCGGCTACACGCGAGGTGCGCTGTACAAGCACTTCGAGGGCAAGGAAGGCCTGTGGCTGGCGATCACCGAGGCCAGGGCCGAGGAACACATCCTGGACCTCGGCGCCCGGCTCGACCTCGTGGCCGACCGCGACGAGCTGGTCGCGGCGCTGGTGCCCGCCGGTCCCGCGTTCGGTGAGGACGTGCCCAGGTGGAGCGTGGCCACCTACGAATTCTCGGCCTGGCTGGCCGGGCAGCCGGAACTCGCCGCCACCGTGGTCGACACCCAGCGGCAGCGCGAGGAGCGGATCGCCGAGCTGCTGGAGCGGACCTGCGCCCGCCTCGGTGTCCGGCCCGCCTTGCCGTTGCCGCAGGTGGTCGTGCTGATCGGCGCGCTCGGTGGCAGCCTCGCCCTGCGCCGCGCGGTCGACCCGGCGACCGACGTGCACGCCGTCGCGTCCGGCACCATCGCCGCGGTGTTCGGCGCATGA
- a CDS encoding alpha/beta fold hydrolase, with product MSVRFTRNGNVEIAYETFGSAPGRPLLLIQGAGAPMLGWADEFCEALVERGFHVARCDNRDAGRSSRATRPYTVADMATDGLAVLDALGWPAAHVAGISLGGMIGQVMAARHPDRVLSLTSMCSAPDASVRRTKLGFLLRYFALNWRKPAGPDAAGERLVKLHRLLGSTGHPRDEEWLRRIGREGHAHRTDAAAGRRQAAAARASGDRRAELATITAPTLVLSGEADPVQPPRAGRATADAIPGARFVSHPGMGHDLPPALWPAIIDDIDKIASA from the coding sequence ATGAGCGTCCGGTTCACCCGCAACGGGAACGTCGAGATCGCCTACGAAACCTTCGGCTCCGCGCCGGGCCGCCCACTGCTGCTGATCCAGGGCGCCGGAGCGCCGATGCTGGGCTGGGCGGACGAGTTCTGCGAGGCGCTGGTCGAGCGCGGCTTCCACGTCGCCCGCTGCGACAACCGCGACGCAGGCCGGTCCTCCCGCGCGACGCGGCCGTACACCGTCGCGGACATGGCCACCGATGGGCTGGCCGTGCTGGACGCGCTCGGCTGGCCCGCCGCCCACGTTGCCGGGATTTCGCTCGGCGGCATGATCGGCCAGGTCATGGCCGCGCGCCACCCGGACCGGGTGCTCAGCCTGACCTCGATGTGCTCGGCTCCCGACGCGTCCGTGCGGCGGACCAAGCTGGGCTTCCTGCTGCGGTACTTCGCGCTGAACTGGCGGAAACCGGCCGGGCCCGATGCGGCCGGCGAGCGGTTGGTCAAGCTGCACCGGCTCCTCGGCTCGACCGGCCACCCGCGGGACGAGGAGTGGCTGCGCCGGATCGGCCGCGAAGGCCACGCGCACCGCACGGACGCCGCCGCCGGCCGCCGCCAGGCCGCCGCCGCGCGCGCGTCCGGCGACCGGCGGGCGGAGCTGGCCACGATCACCGCACCCACCCTCGTGCTGAGCGGGGAGGCCGATCCGGTGCAGCCACCGCGAGCCGGGCGGGCGACCGCCGACGCCATTCCGGGCGCGCGGTTCGTCAGCCATCCCGGCATGGGCCACGACCTGCCGCCCGCGCTATGGCCCGCGATCATCGACGACATCGACAAGATCGCGTCAGCCTGA
- a CDS encoding VOC family protein, giving the protein MTTTASLHAYFGYRDAQGALDWFQRAFGFEQTMAYPDDHGGIAHAELRYGTGVSFSLFTDEAGYDRAALKGETVGHGLYLRLGSNEEVDALYAKATAAGAKVIWQPEATEWGTYRFRVHDPEGYEWTFGTYPA; this is encoded by the coding sequence ATGACCACTACCGCATCGCTCCACGCCTACTTCGGTTACCGCGACGCCCAGGGCGCGCTGGACTGGTTCCAGCGCGCCTTCGGGTTCGAGCAGACGATGGCCTATCCCGACGACCACGGCGGCATCGCGCACGCCGAGCTGCGGTACGGGACGGGCGTGAGCTTCAGCCTCTTCACCGACGAGGCCGGGTACGACCGGGCCGCGTTGAAGGGGGAGACGGTCGGCCACGGCCTCTACCTCCGGCTCGGCTCCAACGAGGAGGTGGATGCCTTGTACGCCAAGGCAACCGCCGCCGGGGCGAAGGTGATCTGGCAACCGGAGGCCACCGAGTGGGGCACCTACCGGTTCCGGGTGCACGATCCCGAGGGCTACGAGTGGACCTTCGGCACCTACCCCGCCTGA
- a CDS encoding serine hydrolase — translation MRASTLGRAAVVVGLAAVMAGAVPAAATPSRLQQELDHLVRVDGVPGAQAVVSERGRGREVTSGAGDLRTGQPFPHQARIRIGSNTKTFVATVVLQLVAEDRIGLDHPVEQYLPGAVRGDRRITVRHLLQHTSGLADYLEKVDPLDTRWRYRTGDELARIAMTLPSHFDPGAKWEYSNTNYVLAGLLVERVTGTPLATELTRRIITPLGLHSTYYPLPGETGIRGPHPRGYHEVDGERIDYTRQDPSWGGAAGAMVSTGQDLNRFFTALLSGRLLPPEQLAEMKRTVPADVFPAPATASA, via the coding sequence TTGCGCGCAAGCACTTTGGGGCGAGCCGCGGTGGTGGTGGGACTGGCCGCGGTGATGGCGGGCGCGGTGCCGGCCGCCGCCACGCCCTCGCGGCTCCAGCAGGAACTGGACCACCTGGTCCGGGTCGACGGCGTGCCGGGGGCACAGGCCGTGGTCAGCGAACGGGGCCGCGGCCGGGAGGTGACCAGCGGCGCGGGTGATCTGCGCACCGGGCAGCCCTTCCCGCACCAGGCCCGGATCCGGATCGGCAGCAACACCAAGACCTTCGTCGCGACGGTCGTGCTGCAACTGGTGGCCGAGGACCGGATCGGCCTGGACCACCCGGTGGAGCAGTACCTGCCGGGCGCGGTCCGCGGCGACCGGCGGATCACCGTGCGGCACCTGCTCCAGCACACCAGCGGCCTGGCCGACTACCTGGAGAAGGTGGACCCGCTGGACACCCGGTGGCGGTACCGCACCGGTGACGAGCTGGCGCGCATCGCGATGACGCTGCCGTCCCACTTCGACCCCGGCGCGAAATGGGAGTACTCCAACACGAACTACGTGCTGGCCGGTCTGCTCGTCGAGCGGGTCACCGGCACGCCGCTCGCGACGGAACTGACCCGCCGGATCATCACCCCGCTCGGCCTGCACTCGACCTACTACCCGCTGCCCGGCGAGACCGGCATCCGCGGCCCGCATCCCCGCGGATACCACGAGGTCGACGGCGAGCGGATCGACTACACGCGGCAGGACCCGTCGTGGGGCGGGGCGGCCGGTGCCATGGTGTCCACCGGCCAGGACCTGAACCGGTTCTTCACCGCGTTGTTGTCCGGGCGGTTGCTGCCGCCGGAGCAGCTGGCCGAAATGAAGCGGACCGTGCCCGCCGACGTTTTCCCGGCGCCGGCTACGGCCTCGGCCTGA
- a CDS encoding alpha/beta fold hydrolase, translating into MKKLGALVAAVAVGGATLLAGTAAADNGLSRFHHQELDWKACDHKALDEAGAQCADVEVPLNYAEPRGRTISVAISRIKATDPGKRRGVMLSNPGGPGGPGLDMTLGIREAMTPEVRAQYDLIGMDPRGIGRSNPVDCGWPVGLMLRSPGVDRAAFDRTVRLEADLARQCADTEGDLLRHISTRNTARDMDVIRGALGESKINYFGWSYGTYLGSVYTQMFPRQSDRFVLDSAVDSKRYGTRMFQDMGAPNEAALDEWAEWTAERDSEYHLGTTGKQVRALVEDLVQRSAKQPIRIGEYEVDQHALPIVLFMSLADPRANPALATDVRQLVDAADGKQVEPNPALKNTLEVMYRPTPETQLSGQAAVLCGDKVEHRDPEYYWRNIERTRAEQPLFGAFANGISACAFWGPPAEKATVVRNSVPALIVQTTGDTRTSYESGVDLHRSMKGSKLVTLQDVRVHAVFGNFPNSCAENAVNTYFADGTLPATDLTCRAD; encoded by the coding sequence ATGAAGAAGCTCGGCGCACTGGTGGCCGCCGTGGCCGTCGGCGGGGCGACCCTGCTGGCGGGCACCGCGGCGGCCGACAACGGCCTGTCCCGGTTCCACCACCAGGAACTGGACTGGAAAGCCTGTGACCACAAGGCACTGGACGAAGCCGGCGCGCAGTGCGCCGACGTCGAAGTGCCGCTGAACTACGCCGAACCGCGTGGCCGCACCATTTCCGTGGCGATATCACGGATCAAGGCCACCGATCCCGGCAAGCGACGCGGCGTCATGCTGTCCAATCCCGGTGGCCCCGGCGGTCCCGGACTGGACATGACGCTCGGCATCAGGGAGGCGATGACGCCGGAGGTGAGGGCGCAGTACGACCTGATCGGCATGGACCCGCGGGGGATCGGCCGGTCGAACCCGGTCGACTGCGGCTGGCCGGTCGGCCTGATGCTGCGCTCGCCGGGCGTGGACCGCGCGGCCTTCGACCGGACCGTGCGGCTGGAGGCGGATCTGGCGCGGCAGTGCGCGGACACCGAAGGCGACCTCCTGCGCCACATCTCCACCCGCAACACCGCCCGCGACATGGACGTGATCCGCGGCGCGCTCGGTGAGTCGAAGATCAACTACTTCGGCTGGTCGTACGGGACCTACCTGGGCTCGGTGTACACGCAGATGTTCCCGCGGCAGAGCGACCGGTTCGTGCTGGACAGCGCGGTCGACTCGAAGCGCTACGGCACGCGGATGTTCCAGGACATGGGTGCGCCGAACGAGGCCGCGCTGGACGAATGGGCCGAGTGGACCGCCGAGCGCGATTCCGAGTACCACCTCGGCACCACCGGCAAGCAGGTCAGGGCGCTGGTGGAGGACCTGGTCCAGCGGTCGGCGAAGCAGCCGATCCGGATCGGCGAGTACGAGGTCGACCAGCACGCGCTGCCGATCGTGCTGTTCATGTCGCTGGCCGATCCGCGGGCGAACCCGGCGCTGGCCACGGACGTGCGTCAGCTCGTCGACGCCGCCGACGGCAAGCAGGTGGAGCCGAACCCCGCGCTGAAGAACACGCTGGAAGTCATGTACCGGCCGACCCCCGAAACGCAGCTTTCCGGGCAGGCGGCGGTGTTGTGCGGGGACAAGGTCGAGCACCGCGACCCCGAGTACTACTGGCGCAACATCGAGCGCACCCGCGCCGAGCAACCGCTCTTCGGGGCCTTCGCAAACGGCATCAGCGCCTGCGCGTTCTGGGGTCCGCCGGCCGAAAAGGCGACCGTGGTGCGGAATTCGGTGCCCGCGCTGATCGTGCAGACCACCGGGGACACCCGCACCTCCTACGAGAGCGGCGTCGACCTGCACCGCTCGATGAAGGGCTCGAAGCTGGTCACCCTGCAGGACGTCCGGGTGCACGCGGTGTTCGGCAACTTCCCGAACTCCTGCGCGGAGAACGCGGTCAACACCTACTTCGCCGACGGCACGCTGCCCGCCACGGATCTCACCTGCCGGGCCGACTGA
- a CDS encoding NAD(P)/FAD-dependent oxidoreductase, whose amino-acid sequence MDIAIVGAGPGGLALARVLHVNGIDAVVYEREPSRDARGQGGMLDIHSGQRALREAGLIDQFFAIARGAGQDMRLLEPDGTLLLQEDTPDDAPLARPEVDRADLRALLLDSLPDGVVRWGHAFESAGDGVLRFADGRSASYDLLVGADGAQSRVRPLVTDARPVHIGQNVVEIGIPDIDRTHPDLAAMVGRGNYWVLGDGLSLAAQRNGDGRVRIGISFYRTGEDWFATSGIPFDDPAAAKARLIDLLPGWDARFVALIEACDDTIAARSITTLPIGLTWPSKPDVTLVGDAAHLMPPVGEGANMALLDGAQLGLALVAHPDDIPAAVEKYEREMFDRAGAAARMSADIQEMLMSPNASKKMLAFFQP is encoded by the coding sequence GTGGACATCGCCATCGTGGGAGCCGGTCCGGGTGGGTTGGCATTGGCCAGGGTGCTGCACGTGAACGGCATCGACGCCGTGGTGTACGAACGGGAACCGTCACGCGACGCGCGTGGTCAGGGCGGCATGCTCGACATCCACTCCGGTCAGCGGGCACTGCGCGAAGCCGGGCTGATCGACCAGTTCTTCGCGATCGCCCGCGGTGCGGGCCAGGACATGCGCCTGCTCGAACCGGACGGCACCCTGCTGCTCCAGGAGGACACGCCCGACGACGCCCCGCTCGCCCGGCCCGAGGTCGACCGCGCTGATCTGCGCGCCCTGCTGCTGGATTCCCTTCCCGACGGGGTGGTGCGGTGGGGGCACGCTTTCGAATCCGCCGGCGACGGCGTGCTGCGCTTCGCCGATGGGCGCAGCGCGTCGTATGACCTGCTGGTCGGCGCGGACGGCGCGCAGTCCAGGGTCCGTCCGCTGGTCACCGACGCACGCCCGGTGCACATCGGCCAGAACGTCGTCGAGATCGGCATTCCCGACATCGACCGCACCCACCCGGACCTCGCGGCGATGGTCGGGCGCGGCAACTACTGGGTGCTCGGCGACGGACTTTCACTGGCGGCGCAACGCAACGGCGACGGCCGCGTCCGCATCGGCATCAGCTTCTACCGCACCGGCGAGGACTGGTTCGCCACCAGCGGCATCCCGTTCGACGACCCGGCCGCCGCCAAGGCACGGCTGATCGACCTGCTCCCCGGCTGGGACGCCCGGTTCGTCGCGTTGATCGAAGCCTGCGACGACACGATCGCGGCGCGGTCGATCACCACCCTCCCGATCGGCCTGACCTGGCCGTCGAAGCCGGACGTCACCCTGGTCGGCGATGCCGCGCACCTGATGCCGCCGGTGGGCGAGGGCGCCAACATGGCCCTGCTCGACGGTGCCCAGCTCGGCCTCGCGCTGGTTGCCCACCCGGACGACATCCCCGCCGCCGTCGAGAAGTACGAACGCGAGATGTTCGACCGCGCCGGCGCGGCCGCCCGGATGTCCGCGGACATCCAGGAAATGCTGATGTCCCCCAACGCGAGCAAGAAGATGCTCGCGTTCTTCCAGCCCTAG